In Actinomyces marmotae, the DNA window CTCGCCGGGACCGCTCCACACGATGTAGCCGCCCACGACAGCCACCGCGATCGCGGCCGCACCGATGACGGTGGGGGCGACACGGGGCCTCCTGGGCGCCTCCTCCTCAGTCTCCTCGACACCGGCCTCCTCCTCCGGAGCGGCGGGGGCCGCCTGGGAGGGGGTCTCCACGCGGGAGAAGACGGCGATGCGGGTTCCGGAATCGTCGTCGTCGCCGGCATCCTCGGGCCCATCAAGGGAGTCCTGGAGGAGATCGATGGTGGTGGGCGGGAGGTTGAGGGAGGACTCGATCTCCTGCAGGGCCCGCCCCAGGGCCAGGGCGCTGGGGTAGCGCTGCATGGGACTCTTGTCCATGGCGACCTCGATGACCCTCTTGAGGGCCTCCGGGGCGTCGGGGCGCTGGAGGGGCGGGACGGGGTCGGAGATGATCCTCCGGGAGAGCTGGAAGATGTCGTCCTTCTGACCGGCCGTGCCGAAGGGGCTGCGCCCGGAGAGGAGGGAGTAGAAGGTGGCCGCCAGAGAGTAGACGTCGGCCGACGGGTGCGGGTTGGCGGCGTCGATAAGCTGCTCAGGCGGCGCCCAGGGAACGGAGAGCCCCCGAGTGGCCTGGTTGACGTCTCCTGCCACGGAGGAGATGCCGAAGTCAGCCAGGACGGGACGGCGGTACGCGGTCAGCAGGATGTTCGCGGGCTTGATGTCGCGGTGGATGATGCCGGCCCGGTGGGCCGTCTCGACGGCGCCCGAGATCTGGATGATGGTTCGCAGGGCGTCGGCGATGCTCAGGGGCCTACGGCGCGCCACGGTCCACAACTGGGGCGGCGGGCAGTACTCCATGACGATGTAGGCGAACCCCTCCTCGGTGACACCCGCGCCGAAGAGGGACAGGATCGCCGGATGGCTGGAGACGCGGGCCATGAGCTCGGCCTCGGACTGGAAGAGGTCCGAGGAGGGACCGCGCATGACCTTGACCGCGATCTCACGGCGGGGCACCTGCTGCTCGTAGAGGTGAACGGTGGAGTAGCCGCCCGAGCCGAGGACGCGCAGGTGCTTGAGCCCGGGGATGAGCGGGGGTGAGTCGATCTGGGCGGCCATCAGGCGGCCTCGAAGCGC includes these proteins:
- a CDS encoding serine/threonine-protein kinase; this translates as MAAQIDSPPLIPGLKHLRVLGSGGYSTVHLYEQQVPRREIAVKVMRGPSSDLFQSEAELMARVSSHPAILSLFGAGVTEEGFAYIVMEYCPPPQLWTVARRRPLSIADALRTIIQISGAVETAHRAGIIHRDIKPANILLTAYRRPVLADFGISSVAGDVNQATRGLSVPWAPPEQLIDAANPHPSADVYSLAATFYSLLSGRSPFGTAGQKDDIFQLSRRIISDPVPPLQRPDAPEALKRVIEVAMDKSPMQRYPSALALGRALQEIESSLNLPPTTIDLLQDSLDGPEDAGDDDDSGTRIAVFSRVETPSQAAPAAPEEEAGVEETEEEAPRRPRVAPTVIGAAAIAVAVVGGYIVWSGPGEERPPGSFATIQAGQAAPLKETAPGPQGLVGELAEDGTARFTWSAPAADWAGEYQYRQWRGTVPTWERTADTSAVLPAGQTCIEVVAVRDDRQVSDPVHACVNAPTP